From one Euwallacea fornicatus isolate EFF26 chromosome 4, ASM4011564v1, whole genome shotgun sequence genomic stretch:
- the LOC136338759 gene encoding probable RNA-binding protein 18, whose amino-acid sequence MGDTGIKVIPADRKLWIGNLDPRITEYQLLKLIQTYGAIEKFDLIFHRVGPLAGLPRGYAFVTYVKCDDACRAKNGLNGRVMGQKKLNVTWAHSANLDSNVYEKTKPSITIPALALAKEPKKADKMTQIQAIEAKLKLMEHKEDELKINDSIATKVPVIQQFQFNKDKISKPQPTYRSHIRHKKPYTKRK is encoded by the exons ATGGGAGACACTGGAATCAAAGTCATTCCAGCGGATCGGAAATTGTGGATTGGAAATTTAGACCCACGAATTACTGA gTACCAACTTTTGAAACTCATACAAACCTATGGTGCAATCGAGAAGTTTGACCTAATCTTTCACCGTGTGGGTCCTTTAGCTGGACTGCCTCGAGGATATGCCTTTGTAACTTATGTTAAATGTGACGACGCCTGCCGTGCTAAGAATGGTCTAAATGGAAGAGTAATGGGTCAAAAGAAGTTAAATGTTACTTGGGCTCATAGTGCTAATTTG GATTCCAACGTGTATGAAAAAACCAAACCATCCATCACAATACCAGCTCTTGCTTTGGCAAAAGAACCTAAAAAAGCAGACAAAATGACACAAATTCAGGCCATAGAAGCAAAACTGAAATTGATGGAACACAAAGAAGATGAGTTAAAAATCAATGACTCAATAGCAACAAAAGTTCCTGTGATCCAACAATTCCAGTTCAATAAGGATAAAATTAGTAAACCACAGCCAACTTACAGATCTCATATCAGACATAAAAAGCCTTATACAAAGAGGAAATAG
- the LOC136338754 gene encoding nuclear pore complex protein DDB_G0274915-like: MFKSKDVNQSPFMDSVLLSNCNETSNGIFPKITSTPLNPQLQSLKRSKVPSPALTRQTTPRKYSLSEINSPSSSANSCRYISNSPGPLLASLNFHDNVSLYEETKSSGLARRIVSYKEEAEQEKYLTHQEKYSSPGLFPVVHLFKKTAPEQSLKRVKVKLANTEYLRSYSPQHKSKVLEEITKPRLYRQLSLPPRSQLSDAGTKSVLDALKEISRKRIHSNEEYDYSEESGKRQKTDLHNGTSSVTNKRGRADSPLLDQSDSPSSKQTKKKFCVSDEFAASRSSSDFSYLAKSEPLGAKRKTICTSTESLIETKQVKRVNVETQTAVAPVEQKPEESEAVPQQTTRNPKRKDYPLKVFDDAPLQRIRKSRLAALMGTIMGKDIVIPLDSEPKAKQIEDSIKNNMVDNAGTENAEVQENVSKTKDEADVPVKSIQGKADKHVHFTLPITSSPCQMSSTQTSVSVETPIISDSIIESPVVPQLNLSPASGQSITLEPSNLPLSAFNYGSPNSEKEKSDVNFIPILGFPQPDKISPLKPGGFKFDLKDPAGSDTSKSIAPTINFPNIMTTTSGSTATTSSSGFILGKTLESGGTCAFSGNSDSKSEQKLESSFELGKVANTFAVPKTSEAISEANFGGFSFAAPSTTSAASTEFTPSSASIAFGSFGATPVATTAAEMVKVQPSFGFGVSAPATSNPKDVSVVKPQPTFSFPTVTTADTQSSFKPTFSFGTTTSTLTVSSQSSSTQAFSFTAPTTSTASQFVSKMSAVFGGTISSSTAFVNAAPTTTAAPTFEFGASQQTSKSGMFGSAAIPTTTSSLFSPPVTTSPSTFGTVTASAISAPAFGSSSFASSTGFKFSAPTSSSLSFGNGQPTGFGPAVTTASSSFGSTQFGHTATTTAASFGSGQSAFGTHPSTTTSASFGSTDSKALQFKTNVFGPSTTASPFGNSSFGASATQASSLFGSATTTSAPSFASNTFGSSTVTSSAASSMFGSNTAAPIFSFGSTNKQPPNPFGTATTTSASSTFGGTSSFSSVGVFNSNGGFGTISSGFGRASPNGGFGVTSAPSFGQSESKPTFAFGGSEPKVGSSFGSPAGSSTFGNPGSQAGGFGTTGAFGTPTTNGFGSQPPNGGLNFGSTNTPSAAPFTFGSGTSNKGEASKPTFNFTGNSQRPSFGAPSNPPPFGASSSFSSGVPSPAGGVFTIGSGSTSGTKPRQPLRARRRNV; the protein is encoded by the exons atgtttaaatcgAAGGACGTTAACCAATCCCCATTTATGGACAGTGTGTTGTTGTCGAATTGTAACGAAACTTCCAATGGGATCTTTCCCAAAATAACATCAACCCCTTTGAACCCTCAACTTCAAAGCCTTAAGCGAAGCAAGGTGCCGTCTCCAGCACTTACAAGGCAGACAACTCCGAGAAA GTACTCACTCTCAGAAATAAATTCCCCATCATCTAGTGCAAATTCATGTCGTTACATTAGCAATTCCCCAGGACCCCTTTTGGCCTCATTAAATTTCCATGATAATGTCAGTTTATATGAGGAAACAAAGAGTTCAGGGTTGGCAAGAAGAATTGTTTCATACAAAGAAGAAGCtgaacaagaaaaatacttaacACATCAAGAGAAATATAGCAGTCCAGGCCTGTTTCCAGTAGtgcatttatttaagaaaacagCACCTGAACAGTCCTTGAAAAGAGTTAAAGTTAAGTTAGCTAATACTG AATATTTAAGGAGTTATTCGCCCCAACATAAAAGTAAAGTGCTGGAAGAGATTACTAAACCCAGGTTATATCGCCAGCTTAGTTTACCACCTCGTAGCCAATTAAGTGATGCAGGTACAAAAAGTGTGCTAGAtgcattaaaagaaatatctaGAAAAAGAATCCATTCCAATGAG GAATATGACTATTCAGAAGAATCGGGGAAGCGGCAGAAAACGGATCTGCACAATGGAACATCTTCGGTGACGAATAAGAGAGGCCGCGCCGACTCTCCTTTGTTGGATCAGTCAGACAGTCCATCGTCAAAACaaacgaaaaagaaattttgcgTCTCTGACGAGTTCGCAGCGTCCAGATCATCCTCAGACTTCTCGTACCTTGCCAAATCAGAACCTTTGGGTGCGAAACGAAAAACAATAT gtaCTTCAACTGAATCTCTTATCGAGACGAAACAGGTTAAACGCGTCAAcgtggaaactcaaactgCTGTAGCTCCTGTTGAGCAGAAACCTGAAGAATCTGAAGCGGTGCCTCAACAAACGACCAGAAACCCCAAAAGAAAAGATTATCCCTTGAAAGTATTCGATGACGCGCCGCTACAAAGAATCAGAAAAAGCAGGTTGGCGGCTTTGATGGGTACTATCATGGGAAAAGATATAGTTATCCCTTTGGACTCTGAACCTAAAGCCAAACAAATTGAAgactcaattaaaaataacatggTAGATAATGCCGGGACGGAAAATGCGGAAGTACAGGAGAACGTTAGTAAAACTAAAGATGAAGCGGATGTTCCAGTAAAATCGATTCAAGGCAAGGCTGATAAGCATGTTCACTTCACCTTGCCAATAACATCAAGTCCCTGTCAGATGTCATCGACGCAAACCTCTGTGTCAGTTGAGACCCCAATTATTTCCGATTCAATTATCGAATCCCCAGTTGTTCCTCAACTAAATTTGTCACCAGCCAGTGGTCAAAGTATAACACTTGAACCATCAAATCTGCCGTTGTCTGCATTTAATTACGGGAGCCCTAATAGTGAAAAGGAGAAAAGCgatgttaattttattccaattCTTGGATTTCCTCAGCCTGATAAAATTTCTCCGTTGAAGCCTGGAGGgtttaaattcgatttaaaagATCCCGCTGGTTCAGATACAAGTAAATCTATTGCCccaacaataaattttcccaATATTATGACCACGACGTCTGGATCTACTGCTACGACCAGCTCAAGTGGATTCATTTTGGGGAAGACTCTGGAAAGTGGTGGCACGTGTGCTTTTAGTGGAAATTCAGACTCTAAAAGTGAACAAAAGCTTGAGTCGTCTTTTGAGTTGGGAAAAGTTGCAAATACATTTGCAGTTCCTAAGACTAGCGAAGCTATATCCGAGGCCAATTTCGGAGGGTTTAGTTTTGCTGCACCTTCTACTACTAGTGCGGCTTCAACTGAATTTACGCCATCTTCTGCTTCTATTGCCTTTGGTAGCTTTGGAGCTACTCCGGTGGCTACCACTGCTGCTGAAATGGTTAAAGTGCAGCCAAGTTTTGGCTTTGGAGTTTCCGCCCCAGCCACTTCGAATCCTAAAGATGTGAGCGTGGTTAAACCACAGCCAACCTTCAGTTTCCCTACTGTCACAACTGCAGACACTCAAAGTTCGTTTAAACCGACATTTTCTTTCGGTACCACGACGTCTACTTTAACGGTCAGCAGTCAAAGTTCGTCGACACAGGCATTCAGCTTTACAGCTCCAACTACTTCGACTGCTTCACAATTCGTATCGAAAATGAGCGCAGTGTTTGGAGGCACCATTTCGTCTTCTACGGCATTTGTAAATGCTGCTCCGACGACCACCGCAGCCCCAACATTCGAATTTGGTGCGTCGCAACAGACTTCAAAGTCCGGCATGTTCGGCAGTGCCGCTATCCCTACAACTACGTCGTCACTTTTTAGTCCTCCGGTCACGACTTCTCCATCTACTTTTGGAACTGTTACAGCTTCCGCAATTTCTGCTCCAGCTTTCGGTAGTTCCAGTTTCGCTTCATCTACTGGGTTTAAATTTTCCGCACCCACCAGCAGTTCTCTATCTTTTGGCAATGGTCAGCCAACAGGCTTTGGTCCGGCTGTGACGACTGCATCCTCTTCATTTGGCAGTACTCAATTTGGCCATACTGCAACGACCACTGCTGCATCCTTCGGAAGTGGTCAATCTGCGTTTGGCACTCATCCTTCCACCACTACATCTGCCTCTTTCGGATCAACTGATTCTAAAGCTTTACAATTTAAAACCAACGTTTTTGGGCCTAGTACCACTGCATCGCCTTTCGGCAATAGTTCCTTTGGAGCATCAGCCACGCAGGCGTCCTCGTTATTTGGAAGTGCGACCACAACATCCGCTCCTTCTTTCGCAAGCAACACCTTCGGCAGTTCCACTGTGACTTCCTCGGCTGCTTCATCAATGTTCGGGTCTAATACCGCTGCTCCTATCTTTAGTTTTGGATCAACCAACAAGCAACCCCCAAATCCCTTTGGGACTGCCACTACGACTTCCGCTTCTTCCACGTTTGGAGGTACCAGTTCGTTTTCTTCGGTTGGTGTTTTCAATTCTAATGGAGGATTTGGTACTATTTCGTCCGGTTTTGGAAGAGCGTCACCTAATGGAGGTTTTGGAGTGACTAGTGCGCCGTCTTTTGGTCAGTCTGAGAGTAAGCCGACGTTTGCGTTTGGCGGGTCGGAGCCAAAGGTCGGTTCCAGTTTTGGCTCTCCTGCTGGGAGTTCGACATTCGGGAATCCCGGTAGTCAGGCTGGTGGATTCGGCACGACCGGGGCTTTTG GTACTCCAACCACAAATGGATTTGGTTCGCAGCCACCCAATGGTGGATTAAATTTCGGATCTACTAACACCCCGTCAGCAGCTCCGTTTACCTTCGGTTCGGGCACTAGCAATAAGGGTGAGGCATCTAAACCCACGTTTAACTTCACAG GAAATTCGCAGCGGCCTTCATTTGGAGCGCCCAGTAATCCCCCACCTTTCGGGGCATCATCGAGCTTCAGTTCTGGGGTTCCCTCCCCTGCGGGTGGGGTTTTCACTATTGGAAGCGGTTCGACTTCGGGTACGAAACCACGACAACCACTCCGAGCACGAAGAAGAAACGTCTAA
- the LOC136338758 gene encoding ras-related protein Rab-14: protein MSAGPYNYSYIFKYIIIGDMGVGKSCLLHQFTEKKFMADCPHTIGVEFGTRIIEVSGQKIKLQIWDTAGQERFRAVTRSYYRGAAGALMVYDITRRSTYNHLSSWLTDTRNLTNPSTVIFLIGNKCDLEGQRDVTYEEASKFAEENGLLFVEASAKTGDNVEEAFLETAKKIYQSIQDGRLDLNAAESGVQHKPSQPGRNNLSNDQQANKDNCSC, encoded by the exons ATGTCGGCAGGCCCTTACAATTACtcctacatttttaaatatattataattggCGATATGGGGGTTGGCAAATCCTGTCTTCTTCATCAATTTACTGAAAAGAAAT TTATGGCAGATTGCCCTCACACCATTGGTGTGGAATTCGGTACAAGAATAATTGAAGTGTCGGGACAGAAAATTAAGTTACAAATTTGGGATACAGCTGGACAGGAGAGGTTCAGAGCTGTCACTCGATCATATTACAGAGGTGCTGCTGGAGCTTTAATGGTTTATGACATAACCAGGAGATCAACTTATAACCATCTGAGCAGTTGGCTAACTGACACAAGGAATTTGACTAATCCTAGCACTGTTATTTTCCTAATTGGAAACAAATGTGATCTTGAAGGACAACGCGATGTTACTTATGAGGAAGCAAGCAAATTTGCAGAGGAAAATGGACTGTTGTTTGTGGAAGCAAGTGCAAAAAC GGGTGATAACGTGGAAGAAGCATTTCTTGAAACAGCAAAAAAGATCTACCAGAGTATCCAAGATGGGCGATTAGACTTGAACGCTGCAGAGTCGGGCGTGCAACATAAACCATCTCAACCAGGTCGCAACAACTTGTCCAATGACCAACAGGCCAATAAAGACAACTGCTCTTGCTAG
- the mtd gene encoding oxidation resistance protein 1 isoform X14 gives MFAPVLPPMSEEYRRAFYSATPSLDIELSPPDLIGKTEILTDEHREALCRHLPARAEGYAWTLVFSTSQHGFSLNSMYRKMYKLESPILLVIEDTDNNVFGALTSCSLHVSDHFYGTGESLLFRFTPHFQVYNWTGENLYFIKGNNESLSIGAGDGKFGLWLDGDLYLGRTETCKTYGNDPLTPKVDFVVKTLECWAFISN, from the exons atgttcgcTCCG GTGCTGCCTCCTATGTCTGAAGAATATCGACGGGCCTTTTATAGCGCCACTCCATCCCTAGACATTGAACTATCTCCTCCGGATTTGATAGGTAAGACCGAGATCCTCACGGATGAGCACCGAGAGGCCTTGTGCAGACATTTGCCCGCGAGAGCCGAGGGGTATGCCTGGACATTGGTGTTCAGTACGAGTCAACACGGCTTTAGCCTGAACAGCATGTATAGAAAGATGTACAAGTTAGAATCGCCTATCTTATTGGTCATTGAAGACACTGACAATAAC GTATTCGGTGCTTTAACCTCGTGTTCTCTTCACGTCTCAGACCACTTCTATGGCACGGGAGAGTCGTTGCTCTTCCGCTTCACCCCTCATTTCCAAGTCTACAACTGGACGGGCGAGAACCTCTACTTCATTAAAGGCAACAATGAATCGTTGAGCATCGGCGCTGGGGACGGTAAATTCGGCCTCTGGCTGGACGGCGACCTGTATTTAGGCAGGACGGAGACATGCAAAACCTACGGAAACGACCCACTTACGCCCAAAGTAGATTTTGTAGTTAAAACTTTAGAATGTTGGGCCTTTATATCCAATTAA
- the mtd gene encoding TLD domain-containing protein 2 isoform X13: MASSWTTFKSYVTKINNAGLGRVLPPMSEEYRRAFYSATPSLDIELSPPDLIGKTEILTDEHREALCRHLPARAEGYAWTLVFSTSQHGFSLNSMYRKMYKLESPILLVIEDTDNNVFGALTSCSLHVSDHFYGTGESLLFRFTPHFQVYNWTGENLYFIKGNNESLSIGAGDGKFGLWLDGDLYLGRTETCKTYGNDPLTPKVDFVVKTLECWAFISN; the protein is encoded by the exons ATGGCCAGTAGTTGGACCACGTTCAAATCTTATgtgacaaaaataaacaatgcgGGTCTTGGACGA GTGCTGCCTCCTATGTCTGAAGAATATCGACGGGCCTTTTATAGCGCCACTCCATCCCTAGACATTGAACTATCTCCTCCGGATTTGATAGGTAAGACCGAGATCCTCACGGATGAGCACCGAGAGGCCTTGTGCAGACATTTGCCCGCGAGAGCCGAGGGGTATGCCTGGACATTGGTGTTCAGTACGAGTCAACACGGCTTTAGCCTGAACAGCATGTATAGAAAGATGTACAAGTTAGAATCGCCTATCTTATTGGTCATTGAAGACACTGACAATAAC GTATTCGGTGCTTTAACCTCGTGTTCTCTTCACGTCTCAGACCACTTCTATGGCACGGGAGAGTCGTTGCTCTTCCGCTTCACCCCTCATTTCCAAGTCTACAACTGGACGGGCGAGAACCTCTACTTCATTAAAGGCAACAATGAATCGTTGAGCATCGGCGCTGGGGACGGTAAATTCGGCCTCTGGCTGGACGGCGACCTGTATTTAGGCAGGACGGAGACATGCAAAACCTACGGAAACGACCCACTTACGCCCAAAGTAGATTTTGTAGTTAAAACTTTAGAATGTTGGGCCTTTATATCCAATTAA